AGACTTCACGCAAGCCGACAAGCAGTTCTCTTGTCCTGAAGAGAGCGGTGAGCACGCACTGCCGTTCGCCTGTCTTTCGGTACGGCGGCCACGCTCCTGTCGCGGCGCTCACCTGGCGGTGACTGTCTGTATAACGCGCATGCGAGAAGCGAAAGATGTCAGCGCGGTGGACAACAAGTATCCAGCATCGACCCCCGTATACAGACGAAGTCCTTTGTGTGGCGCCTGCCTTGATATGCAGGCCCAACTGCACCACGCTGACCCCAAGTATCCAGCATCGACCCCCGTATACAGACGAAGTCCTGCGTGGCGCCTGTCTTGATATGCAGGCCCAACTGCACCACACTGAATAGTGCTTTCAGTTACCACGACGAAGTTTTCAAATTGCAGCTCAGCACGCACAGCATGACTAGGGAACGAGCAAGTCTATAACTTTTTAGCTGACGAACGCACGTTTTTCTGCAGTCGCCTGGCCCGATAGAGGTATGAATATATGCATATGGACTGTCATTAAGGATTTATCCTCCTAAGATGAGAGTAGACGCGTGTACGTAGTCGTACCCAAACGAGTGCGCATGACGAGGGACGAGTCTGAAACTATATATGGATGTATTTATTTACGTTGCTAACATTCGACGTGGCCGGCAGTGAGCTCCTGAGCTGCCTGTGTAACACTGCATATTTTTCGCTGCCTGTGACGGAATCTCGCTCAAACAAATGTGCTGAGCTTGCAGATGCTCAGTCTCGCTTCAGTAGTTTAGTAGTTCGGAGTTATTGTGTATCTGGTGTCCCGTGTCGCTGCCAGCCGGCGCGAGCAgcctgcggcgcatgcaacaacgcgagaaaaaaagccaGCTGATGCGCTCTCCGGCCGTGTGTTTCGCTGGCACCGCAGcacgaagaaaaaagagtCTACCGACCCAAAAGTTCACCATATGTTCTCAGCTCTACGCTTCTCCGGCTCGGCTGCAGCTGTCCTTCATTCTCGGAGCAAGGACTGTTAGAATATGTGACGCTCTTCTAGCAAGCTTGCGCACGGTGTAAATTAACAACTCATTCAGGCTTCTTGTGTCGGTCGCTCTCCGCtgtgcttcgcggcggcgcggcaatTTGCCACTTGCAGTcccgtttttctttttctttgcaGTGCTTCTCAGCGGGCCAGAcgggcctcgcgccctgCCGCGTGTTTTTATGTCTTTTCCTGCCGAGTCGGGAAAATCGAGATTCCAAGAGGCACGGACTGCACGCGTGGCTGGACGGGAGGCACGTCCTGTCCTGTACAGACAGTGCACAGCAGCGGGGCGGAGCATCGCAGAAATCCATTGGCATCACGAAAAGGAAATGCACAAGAGTTTACATTTTTTTGTTTCGATTTTCTGTCTCGTGTAGAGCTGAGGTGCGGGACAGATTCCATGTCGGAGATTCCCATCCTGTCTCGCCGTGCATATCGCTGTCTACGTTTCACTTGCACAGACTTGCGTAGAGGTACCTTTGCGATAGCCAACCAAGCAGCTACACGCACTGTCCTGTATTCTTCCTTCTTCCCTGTTCTCCCCTCCCCAAAACATATTTTCTCTCCACTTTCCTCTGTTTCCGTCAAGAACCCGGCGTTTGTGACAACCCAGGACctgtccccccctcccgcccccccccccctcccccggcCTTCACAGgggagcgcgtcgccgtaCGTATGCTCTTCCTCCGTCTGAGACTCGGTTCCTAATCCTCACTTCTTCTTCACATGTTTCACCATTTCTATGCGCCGCTTCATTCTCCTTCGCCCCGTTTTGCCTCCCGTTCGTCCTCCACATCATCAGAGGTCGCTGCATTTTTGCGGCGGCTTCTTGCGCGGCCGTTTCGGGCTCAGAGGCTTTGCGAGCCATGATGGACCCAGGAGAGAAGCGTGGCGGTAAAGGAGAAGATGGCGAAGATCAGggagcgcagcagctcgacggGACGCCAAACAACGGCCAGGCGTGGCGGAACGTCTCCGCCCCGCCTGAGTCAGCCGgtgcgtcgtctccggcTCGTTCTTCGCCGCTTCTGTCGGAGTCTATATCTCCTCGCCTAGCGACTGCTTGCTTTTCTCCGTGCCCGTCTCTTCAATTGTCGCCCTCTTCTATTCTCGcatcgtcgcctccgcttccttccgtctcctcttcttcacccgcagcctcgtcgacgcctccgcctgcgactCCGTCCGAAAGCGACGCGCTCCCTGGCCCAGACGTGAGTCCTCGTTCTCCTCTGTATTGCCTGTCCAGCTGTCGAAAACAGAACTTTTTGTTCCCCTCCTGATCGTTTGTGCTCTATAGTTCACTACCCGAGGCAGCTCGCTCCCGCAGGTTTCAGTACAGGCCGCGGTGCATGCGAATACGCAGCAGCTTTTTTGTCGTGCGCGTGTCTATTATGTGTCCGTCGTGCTCACTTTCAGCCACTATTGGCGTGTTTGAGGGTGTTTCTTCGTGCAAACAGCGAGGCCGTTTCTGTCGATTCACAGGGCGCTGTCGCTTTTGACTGGCTCGCATTTTTATTTGCACCCTTGCCTCGTAGACCTGGCGTTTCGATCGAGCGTAGTCTTTGGCAGGCTCTATGCCCCCCCTCCATTACTCCTAGTGCCATGCtgtgttttcttttctcacCTCTGCTGTCGCCTTTCCATCTttgcgtctgcaggcggctcAGGTGGTGGAACGTCTTCgcaaggagaaggcggaggcgacggagatcTTTGCAGAGACCCTCTCGCGTTACGACGAAGAGATTCGGTTTTTGAAGGCTCAGttggcggctgcgacggcgggctcgcgtcgtcgctctcaggcgagccgcggcgtggCGCAGGCTTCAGGCTCAGCCAAAGCCCCGGCGTCCATGTCGCACCGCcgttcctcttcctcgctctctttcgtcttctcttcgttCCACGggtcttccgcgtcctctgagTCTCGCCAGCGCGGGAGCCggaaagaagacgccgaccTCCAGCCCGTTTTCTTTTCGGGGTCGGCGTTGCATAGCCGGCAGCGCAAGAAGGCGAcgtcgctctcggcgccctcctcaTGTTTTTCGCTCCCGGAGGGCCTGCCAGCCTGCACACGCCCGCTGACTGCGGCCGAGGAAGACCTGaacgcgtcgccctcttcctctgcgtcgggGGCGTGGCTTCCAGGGAACTCCTCGGAAGACGCGAGGACGCCCGGCCGAGAGGGCGACTcaccttctcttctctccggcTCCAAACGAGTGGAGAGAGGGGTCGTGGAGTCTCCAGACACGTCAACGCTGGCCGCTGGGAGCGGGGAGCCGATGCTTCCTTTTTCAGGATGCGGCGAAGACCTGGCGCAGCTCCCTAAGAGCCAACCGGAGGCCGCTGGAGCGGACGCATtttcggcggcctctgcggggtCGCAGAAAAGCGGGAATTTCCTGCCCCTTGCGCGGCTTCGGACGAGCGGAAGCAAAAGTGGGATTGCGCCACTCTCCAATAAAATCAGTCACAAAGCAGCAAAACTCTGCGCAGAAACCGTCCCtcggagcgacgccgcagcagctgaggcCGAGGACGGAGCGCGGTGTCCATCCACCGCAGACAGTGCACAGAGTGAAGGAGTCGCGAAGCGCGAAGAACGGGGGGAGGTTCACACGGACGCCATCCGAGAGGACGCCAGTCCCAAGCCCTCTCTCCAGCGCATGGCGAGCCGAATGACTGCGGCGATGGTCGCCAAAAAGTTTTACGGCATAGGCCGCCGGGCGTCGGGTCTTTACCAGAGCGCGACGCACAGCGCGGCAGACCTGTCCaggtcgtcttcttcgctctcttcctctgcgtcgtctcgcacttcctcttcttcttctccggcctcctcttcttcctcggcatCTCCCTTCTTGCAGGGGGCCccctgcggcgagggcgagatcTCCGCGGCTGACGCGGCGCGCAATGCCGCGTCCCGATCGGAGAATGCGAACtccagcgacgccgaagaggcgtcTGCTGAACCTGGTGAAGACCTCACACGGGCCCTGTCGTCGGAGGCGCCGCAAAACGCCCACAACGAGGCGGCACGCGCCGCTGAGCAGCCTCGGGGAGCGAAGCTCCTTTCTCTGGTGGCGGAGACCGGCAGtggcagagagaggggcgtggaggacgcggcgccgctgctgcacggGGCTGTTAGgtctgctggcgcggcgtcgcaggcggataaaggcgaggaggggagTGCGTTCTGCTTGCCGGGGGAGGTAGAGTCGCCCGCGAAGGACGAGAAGCCGCTCTGCAGGAGTCtgacgacgcccgcggcctcctcttcgggcgaagcgggcgagcgcggcagcagcgggggTGTGTCGCGGTCGTGGCGCACTCTCTTGTTTAGTCGCGACAAGTCTGCAGCGcgttcgtcctcctcgctctccggaCCGTCTCACGCTGGCGGCGTGAGCGGGGCCGGCGGcgtggcgaaggcgcaggtggcgcgcgccggcggtgtGGCGTCGGGCTTCAGCttcgcgggcagcggcgcgagcaaGCGGCGACGTGAgaagggagacgaggagatCGCGCAGCTGGCGTCGCGGTTCCTCCGCGATCCGGCGTCGCATTACCTCCCGAGCGGCCTGCggtttcgcggcgcgcgcagtcagcgcagctggcgcgaggaggcacgAGGGGACAGCGCGATCGACGCGAGCGTGCTTTCAACGGCAACCTGGATCGACGTCATCTTGCCCGACTGGAGCAAGCAGCGCGGCTCGGCTCGCTTCAACAAGCTGCTGCACGCGGGCGTGCCTCACGACGTCCGCGGCGAGGTCTGGAAGAAGGCCGTCGGCGACCAGCTTCACATCACACCGCGCCTCTACGAGCTGCTTCTCAAGCGGGTCCAGCACGTCCGAAGCTTCTTGATGGCCTCCAGCCGCAGATACCGCGACCGCATCAACGAAACGATGCGCGCGGACCAAGACGAGTCTTCGGCGACGAGCCGAGGCGGCAACGCCGAtcgcgcgggagagaaagacctcgccgagggcggggggCAGCGTGGCGCggtgggcgaggaggcgagcgagaagacagagacgaatgaggcggagggagcagGTTGCGAAGAGGACAATCCGACTCCCGCGG
This portion of the Besnoitia besnoiti strain Bb-Ger1 chromosome VII, whole genome shotgun sequence genome encodes:
- a CDS encoding hypothetical protein (encoded by transcript BESB_080200) → MDPGEKRGGKGEDGEDQGAQQLDGTPNNGQAWRNVSAPPESAGASSPARSSPLLSESISPRLATACFSPCPSLQLSPSSILASSPPLPSVSSSSPAASSTPPPATPSESDALPGPDAAQVVERLRKEKAEATEIFAETLSRYDEEIRFLKAQLAAATAGSRRRSQASRGVAQASGSAKAPASMSHRRSSSSLSFVFSSFHGSSASSESRQRGSRKEDADLQPVFFSGSALHSRQRKKATSLSAPSSCFSLPEGLPACTRPLTAAEEDLNASPSSSASGAWLPGNSSEDARTPGREGDSPSLLSGSKRVERGVVESPDTSTLAAGSGEPMLPFSGCGEDLAQLPKSQPEAAGADAFSAASAGSQKSGNFLPLARLRTSGSKSGIAPLSNKISHKAAKLCAETVPRSDAAAAEAEDGARCPSTADSAQSEGVAKREERGEVHTDAIREDASPKPSLQRMASRMTAAMVAKKFYGIGRRASGLYQSATHSAADLSRSSSSLSSSASSRTSSSSSPASSSSSASPFLQGAPCGEGEISAADAARNAASRSENANSSDAEEASAEPGEDLTRALSSEAPQNAHNEAARAAEQPRGAKLLSLVAETGSGRERGVEDAAPLLHGAVRSAGAASQADKGEEGSAFCLPGEVESPAKDEKPLCRSLTTPAASSSGEAGERGSSGGVSRSWRTLLFSRDKSAARSSSSLSGPSHAGGVSGAGGVAKAQVARAGGVASGFSFAGSGASKRRREKGDEEIAQLASRFLRDPASHYLPSGLRFRGARSQRSWREEARGDSAIDASVLSTATWIDVILPDWSKQRGSARFNKLLHAGVPHDVRGEVWKKAVGDQLHITPRLYELLLKRVQHVRSFLMASSRRYRDRINETMRADQDESSATSRGGNADRAGEKDLAEGGGQRGAVGEEASEKTETNEAEGAGCEEDNPTPADRDAAVSAEGVEGGEDARSGTSCPQQEGSRQSAEETQLPSAERDGQGDDAPKGQDGGEGGGSRILSSAFCRARCTCRCSCEACKSCSSRGTRSPLKASPSSSAFACCACGFFNWEPDVFSAFQTIAMDLHRTLPRLGACKARPSPQEPSREEARATVSREESSGERSEGDQRPGATESEAERCSTGEKTEEAASRTGREAKEEGGEARRTREEEAGNEPSRQGSDPRHETYRGEENATAEEAGGELLHSDAENAETPLEEKGNAEAGAVAGEEGSGKDEKTEQSDALSVKDGKAELFEKGSKGAGDERRERTPFFSFVLLPKESESHESSEGVRGSADVKPLDAAEAPPDPPESKAKVGKAREDEEEVCRPLPSRVIAAKSAELVDKQAVQPVPFGVPASHMMYEYLRCVLEAYVMFRPDVGYVQGMAYLAGAFLLYMDEYSAFVCLCNLLLRRSLQAFYTFDMAVVDLYFRSFDALMEEKLPHVAARFAELGINSDIFLVEWMYTLFTRCLPFEIVGRVWDLFLVEGDTVLFQTSLAILAYFQDELENGTLENCMAIVSSSTTTHFQAMDENRFFSCFHGLALTGEQVEAVMDRVAGALSRQRHQQQASRHARGPSQPSPSSASQQRRSPLSSAFSLASSAPPCGSSVASAASAFSFTAFVSHTKPSSQAGPSDAASRQGAEATAEEAEGRSGEADDRARDPSGGSGDPGGEGDGPRSPGAAAASGEAANAGLATSGSNGGEKEERERERGAKARRGDRFLKSATTIFW